Proteins encoded in a region of the Paenibacillus pedocola genome:
- a CDS encoding response regulator transcription factor, producing the protein MDTTFCKILVVDDEMLVRQGIIHLLDWEGEGFQIAGEASNGREALELIEIQRPHIILTDIVMPVMDGEELIRLVKGMYPEIEVIVLSSFSEFEYVRSTFQSGVADYILKPKLEAASLLAVLKKTAQRIPQLQHFDWRSNKRQSADYILDKLISGYPIEYEAEVLRTMFPFPEFVLLLADTGDDPAAISRKEEWLESSIRSLLQSSGSLVAFRRLSPLEGHVRFLFNLAGEEREALMQLAEQIFAAGIRTGMFLNLAVSRTFTELEAMHTIYADDLMQLLDRRFFLPERCLLVDHGGEVQPGPVFDQEVFAAELNRQEFDQAFTRLSAYVSSMSGRRDTGVSEFKSLLCHSIFQIIGMLLQFHYEARALDDSKYEYFRSIHEARHIGETEERLLQFLQDATECVTKNRGGTPAMQKILLYIDEHYSRQLTLTEVAREFHFNPSYLSNYFTLHNKEGFNEYLNRVRIGKACLLLKENPGLSIAEISSLVGYSDHSYFTRVFRKLMGISPSQYRKG; encoded by the coding sequence ATGGACACAACGTTCTGTAAAATATTGGTGGTAGACGATGAGATGCTGGTCCGGCAGGGGATTATCCATCTGCTGGACTGGGAAGGGGAAGGGTTTCAGATTGCGGGTGAAGCCTCCAACGGAAGAGAAGCTCTGGAATTAATTGAAATACAGCGGCCGCATATCATCCTGACTGATATCGTTATGCCCGTGATGGACGGGGAGGAGCTGATCCGGCTCGTCAAGGGGATGTATCCGGAAATTGAAGTGATCGTGCTCAGCAGCTTCAGTGAGTTTGAATATGTGCGTTCAACCTTCCAGAGCGGGGTCGCCGATTATATTCTGAAGCCTAAGCTGGAGGCTGCTTCCCTGTTAGCCGTTCTAAAAAAAACCGCACAGCGGATTCCGCAGCTTCAGCACTTTGACTGGAGAAGCAATAAGCGGCAGTCTGCGGACTATATACTGGACAAGCTGATTAGCGGCTATCCGATCGAGTATGAGGCAGAAGTGCTCCGGACGATGTTTCCTTTTCCGGAGTTTGTGCTGCTGCTTGCGGATACGGGGGACGATCCTGCGGCCATTAGCCGCAAGGAAGAGTGGCTGGAGAGCAGCATCCGTTCCCTGCTGCAGAGCAGTGGCAGCCTAGTGGCCTTCCGCCGTCTGTCTCCGCTGGAGGGGCATGTCCGCTTCCTGTTTAACCTGGCCGGGGAGGAGCGGGAGGCACTGATGCAGCTGGCAGAGCAGATATTCGCAGCCGGCATCCGGACGGGGATGTTCCTGAATCTGGCGGTCAGCCGAACCTTTACGGAGCTGGAGGCGATGCATACCATCTATGCGGATGATCTGATGCAGCTGCTGGACCGCAGGTTTTTCCTGCCGGAACGCTGTCTGCTGGTGGATCATGGCGGGGAGGTGCAGCCGGGACCGGTTTTTGACCAGGAGGTCTTCGCTGCAGAGCTGAACCGGCAGGAGTTCGATCAGGCTTTTACCCGGTTAAGTGCCTATGTATCTTCGATGTCCGGCCGCCGCGATACGGGAGTGTCTGAATTCAAGTCCCTCCTGTGCCACAGCATTTTCCAGATCATCGGCATGCTGCTGCAATTCCATTATGAGGCCCGTGCCCTGGATGACAGTAAATATGAGTACTTCCGTTCCATCCATGAAGCCCGGCATATCGGGGAGACGGAGGAGCGGCTGCTGCAGTTTCTGCAAGATGCGACCGAATGTGTTACGAAGAACCGTGGCGGTACACCGGCTATGCAAAAGATTCTCCTGTATATCGATGAGCATTATTCACGCCAGCTTACGCTGACAGAAGTCGCCCGGGAGTTTCATTTTAACCCGTCCTATTTGTCGAATTATTTTACCCTGCACAATAAGGAAGGCTTCAACGAATATTTAAACCGGGTGCGGATCGGAAAAGCCTGCCTGCTGCTGAAAGAGAACCCCGGCCTGTCCATTGCCGAGATCAGCAGTCTTGTGGGATATTCAGACCACAGCTATTTCACCAGAGTATTCCGCAAGCTGATGGGGATATCACCAAGCCAATACCGGAAGGGATAA
- a CDS encoding ABC transporter substrate-binding protein codes for MKHTKSKTALLLTMMIVTSLAATACGNSNEANSSNKAAPEDSGTASAAPDASADPSTGNASTDVSKLKPYKLKLVYEGAPQADEALVEEALNKILTEKINATIDIAPIDWGAWDDKINLMIASREPVDILFTASWNGYAKNVAKGVYMDLGPLLDQYGQGIKDSLDPAFLSGSKIGGKNYAVPTNKELASSGGIVYRKDIADELGIDMSKVQKIEDLDAVYKIIKEKKPNMYPLYTTGGTFSSHSFVELDYLGDTTIPGAIDKNGTDAKVKPAEEFPQYLNALKVTRDYFLKGYINKDAATSQTSSLDAYKTGNVFSTVEPLKPGKAEEIASATALDGKLAQITLTGKTVATSETTGAMLAISTTSKDPERAMMLINLLHTDQEIINLLNFGIEGTHYTRSGNVMTQTEKSGQYAPGVAWELGNQFLNYVWSSEAPDKWEQFKKFNEGAKSSPALGFTFDSEPVKSEVGALANVLREYQKALETGSVDLDEMLPKFIAAQKSAGLDKVIAEKQKQLDEFLASQK; via the coding sequence ATGAAGCATACCAAAAGTAAGACTGCACTGCTTCTAACAATGATGATTGTTACTTCGTTGGCGGCTACGGCCTGCGGCAATTCAAACGAGGCAAACAGCTCCAACAAGGCCGCACCGGAAGACTCCGGAACAGCAAGCGCCGCACCGGACGCTTCAGCGGACCCAAGCACCGGTAACGCGTCCACAGATGTCTCAAAGCTGAAGCCCTATAAGCTAAAGCTGGTTTACGAAGGCGCACCGCAGGCGGACGAAGCTCTTGTCGAGGAAGCGCTGAACAAGATTTTAACCGAGAAAATCAATGCGACGATCGATATCGCGCCGATCGACTGGGGGGCATGGGACGATAAGATTAACCTCATGATCGCTTCACGAGAACCCGTAGACATTCTGTTTACAGCCTCATGGAACGGTTATGCGAAGAATGTTGCCAAGGGCGTTTACATGGACCTCGGCCCTCTGCTTGATCAGTATGGCCAGGGAATTAAGGACAGCTTGGATCCTGCCTTCTTAAGCGGCTCCAAAATCGGGGGTAAAAACTACGCAGTCCCAACGAATAAAGAGCTGGCATCGTCAGGGGGGATCGTCTACCGGAAGGACATTGCCGATGAGCTTGGTATCGATATGAGCAAGGTCCAGAAGATCGAAGATCTCGATGCCGTCTATAAGATCATCAAAGAGAAGAAGCCGAATATGTACCCGCTGTACACAACAGGGGGCACGTTCTCCTCTCACTCCTTTGTGGAGCTGGATTATTTGGGGGATACGACAATACCTGGCGCTATCGATAAGAATGGCACGGATGCCAAAGTCAAACCGGCCGAAGAGTTTCCGCAGTATTTAAATGCGTTGAAAGTAACCCGGGATTATTTCCTGAAGGGCTATATTAACAAGGATGCAGCCACCTCCCAAACCTCATCCCTCGATGCCTACAAAACCGGCAACGTGTTCTCTACCGTAGAGCCGCTCAAGCCGGGCAAGGCAGAGGAAATTGCATCCGCGACAGCGCTTGACGGCAAGCTTGCCCAAATTACGCTGACCGGTAAAACGGTTGCGACATCGGAGACTACCGGCGCCATGCTGGCCATCTCTACGACGTCCAAGGATCCGGAACGCGCCATGATGCTGATTAACCTGCTGCACACGGATCAGGAGATTATTAACCTGCTGAATTTCGGCATTGAAGGCACACACTATACGCGCAGCGGCAATGTCATGACCCAGACGGAGAAATCCGGACAGTATGCGCCGGGCGTCGCTTGGGAGCTGGGGAACCAATTCCTGAACTATGTGTGGAGCTCGGAAGCCCCTGACAAGTGGGAGCAGTTCAAGAAGTTCAATGAAGGCGCCAAATCATCGCCGGCACTCGGCTTTACCTTTGACAGCGAGCCGGTCAAATCGGAGGTCGGAGCACTGGCTAACGTTTTGAGAGAATATCAGAAGGCGCTGGAGACGGGCTCGGTTGATCTGGACGAAATGCTGCCCAAATTTATCGCCGCCCAAAAATCGGCCGGCCTCGACAAAGTCATTGCCGAGAAGCAAAAGCAGCTTGATGAATTCCTTGCCAGCCAGAAATAA
- a CDS encoding carbohydrate ABC transporter permease yields MANIMSKSVSGSHSKNQLSGRASALINIFFVIYSALCILPLLLIVSVSFSDEQSVMTHGYRFLPENFNLAAYRFLIKDIDQIVHSYGISITVTVIGTILSVIVIALYAYPISRSHFPQAKFFTFFVFLTMLISGGLVPWYLVYVQMLDLRNTLWSLIMPLIMSAFWVLIMRTFFKETVPEAVLESAKIDGAGELRIFIRIVLPLSLPVLATVALFQTLTYWNDWFLSLVFISDNHNISVQYFLYKMMVNIQYLSSNPNAMAEITRAGGMVNFPSETVRMAMVVVGVGPIVFAYPFFQKYFIKGLTVGSVKG; encoded by the coding sequence ATGGCAAATATAATGAGCAAATCTGTATCCGGTTCCCATTCAAAGAATCAGCTGTCGGGAAGGGCATCGGCCCTCATCAACATCTTCTTCGTGATCTATTCGGCGCTCTGTATCCTGCCGTTACTGCTGATTGTATCGGTCTCGTTCTCCGATGAGCAGTCCGTCATGACACACGGCTACCGGTTCCTGCCGGAGAACTTCAATCTGGCGGCTTACCGGTTTCTGATTAAAGATATCGACCAGATCGTTCATTCCTACGGGATCTCGATAACTGTCACGGTGATCGGCACAATACTGAGCGTTATCGTGATCGCACTGTATGCGTACCCGATTTCGCGGAGTCACTTCCCGCAGGCCAAGTTTTTTACATTCTTTGTCTTTCTCACGATGCTGATTTCCGGCGGTCTGGTCCCTTGGTATCTGGTATACGTGCAGATGCTGGACCTCAGAAATACGCTGTGGTCACTGATCATGCCGCTCATCATGTCGGCGTTCTGGGTGCTGATCATGCGAACCTTCTTTAAGGAGACGGTACCTGAGGCGGTCTTGGAGTCGGCCAAAATCGATGGAGCGGGGGAACTGCGGATCTTTATCCGGATTGTGCTGCCGCTGTCGCTGCCGGTTCTGGCGACAGTCGCACTGTTCCAGACGCTGACGTACTGGAACGACTGGTTCCTGAGCCTGGTGTTTATTTCCGACAATCACAACATCTCGGTACAGTACTTTCTCTACAAGATGATGGTCAATATTCAGTACCTCTCCAGCAACCCGAACGCAATGGCCGAGATCACCCGGGCTGGCGGAATGGTCAACTTCCCGAGTGAGACCGTGCGGATGGCGATGGTCGTCGTGGGGGTCGGGCCGATCGTCTTTGCCTATCCGTTCTTCCAGAAGTACTTTATCAAGGGACTTACGGTCGGCTCTGTCAAAGGCTGA
- a CDS encoding ABC transporter permease encodes MLVPPKQKAVFTYSIVRNLRTFWMFYVMMLPGIVLLLINNYIPMSGIIIAFKTINYQEGILGSPWTGMKNFEYLFASKDSYIIIRNTLLYNSLFIVLNIVFPLAFALMLNEMKNRFLSKLHQTIMFLPYFLSMIVISYLVYGFMSDERGYFNGTLLPALGLEPVRWYFTKEVWPVILPIINTWKNMGYYTVVYMAAIIGIDEEYYEAATIDGANKWQQMKKITIPLIMPVITIMTLLQIGRIFNADFGLFFQVPRESGALFPVTNVIDTYVYRTFLTVGDIGLSSAAGLFQSVVGFVLVFISNWVVRRFNRENALF; translated from the coding sequence ATGCTGGTTCCACCGAAACAAAAGGCGGTATTTACCTATTCCATTGTGAGGAATCTTCGTACTTTTTGGATGTTTTATGTGATGATGCTGCCGGGAATTGTTCTGCTTCTGATCAATAACTACATCCCTATGTCCGGGATCATTATTGCCTTTAAAACAATCAACTACCAGGAAGGAATCCTGGGAAGCCCTTGGACAGGAATGAAGAATTTCGAATATCTGTTTGCTTCGAAAGATTCTTACATTATCATCCGCAACACGCTGCTCTATAACTCACTGTTTATTGTACTCAACATCGTGTTTCCGCTGGCGTTCGCCCTGATGCTTAACGAGATGAAGAACCGCTTTCTCTCGAAGCTGCACCAGACGATCATGTTCCTGCCGTACTTCCTGTCGATGATCGTCATCTCGTACCTGGTGTACGGGTTCATGAGCGACGAACGGGGATACTTCAACGGTACGCTGCTGCCGGCGCTGGGCCTCGAGCCTGTGCGCTGGTACTTCACGAAGGAAGTATGGCCGGTCATCTTGCCGATCATTAACACGTGGAAGAACATGGGCTATTACACGGTCGTGTATATGGCGGCAATCATCGGTATCGATGAAGAGTACTATGAAGCAGCGACGATTGACGGGGCGAACAAATGGCAGCAGATGAAGAAAATCACGATTCCCTTGATCATGCCGGTCATCACCATAATGACATTGCTGCAGATTGGCCGGATTTTCAATGCCGACTTTGGTCTCTTCTTCCAGGTGCCGCGTGAATCGGGGGCGCTATTCCCCGTCACGAACGTTATCGATACCTATGTTTACCGTACGTTCCTGACGGTTGGGGATATCGGTCTTTCATCAGCGGCTGGATTGTTCCAGTCGGTAGTCGGTTTTGTGCTGGTGTTTATATCGAATTGGGTCGTTCGCCGCTTTAACCGCGAGAACGCGCTGTTCTAA
- a CDS encoding glycoside hydrolase family 9 protein, producing the protein MRKQLSLFLALTMFAAILFSYPVKTNAATAEAPAGWRDLLDYRIFSTVSDGWAGDSGFGLETENSKLPIDSTAMYNGLPSLLLNTKTPTSPSWYNALITVAGWKAYDFTSYYPNGFLEFNIKGNAGGETFLLGFKDRVFERAAGNEITTTVNINSYTTITKNWTHVKIPLKDVMQVPQGIDITSIDALSIKNNGFQPLKVWLNDIRVTSSGKEKEYAPIKVNQVGYPVNGAKQALVTGFEDVLTVDAGTPFSVINTANNSTAFSGTLVLTKNYDAIDSGERIFTADFTNLTAPGKYYVAVQGLQKSPTFSIGEASDIYAPFLTDVSRYFYYQRTGMNITSPYTQNYQRSDFTPDTAVPFMSNPSVKKDVSKGWYDAGDKGKYVNAGAKALSDLFWAYEIMPEKFTDSQFNIPESGNGIPDILDEARWELEWMLKMQDTATGGFYARVTFQDDDNMVDRQIIDKDTVSSRTGIKTTADTATAAGTLAHAYLIYKTIDPAFAQSCLNAAIAAWGYLEAHPENIRTPNTGRWPYDVTDDASNRLWAAGSLYRSTGDTKYNSYFLANYKAMEIYFTDPLDFASGWANTWNTGFFSYLKAANPDSGVVSWYTAKFQQWFNDKVSRTNESAWKSIIKDGNYYWGITMQVADTPMEMIIGTKLLGTFESNRAVINQITYSQLDWILGQNPVGVSFVSGYGDNSVKYPFSIMYRTDGLSGVPKGYLVGGPNKFSNDVTVGNQISRFAGKNYNDNFQEWTTNEHTVYWNSGLVFVAAFATGNSVNSTITPVTAAFDKKTANQANLPVTLTLNGNTFTGIKNGTASLIAGTDYTVSGNTITLLKSYLAQQLTGTTNLTFLFSAGSSATLSIAVKDSSVTNAVITPTVAVYDKNAVNPAGIPVTLTLNGNTLTGIKNGTASLVAGTDYTVSGSTVTIQKAYLGAQPVGTTTLTFNFSAGASAALTISVINTATGGNGSIKVQQYNSSVAATVNTLNPKIKLTNTGTSAINLSDVKLRYYYTIDGEKEQNFWCDWSTVGSSNVTGTFVKLATPLSGADTYLQVGFTSGAGSLAAGASIEIQIRVTKTDWTNYTQTGDYSFNQSATAYADWSKTTGYVAGALQWGIEP; encoded by the coding sequence ATGAGGAAACAGTTAAGTTTATTCCTGGCATTAACTATGTTTGCGGCTATTCTTTTTTCGTATCCGGTTAAGACAAATGCAGCTACCGCCGAAGCGCCTGCAGGCTGGAGAGACTTGCTCGATTACCGCATATTCAGTACTGTATCGGACGGCTGGGCAGGAGACAGCGGGTTCGGACTCGAGACGGAGAACAGCAAGCTGCCCATCGATTCTACCGCTATGTATAACGGCCTGCCTTCATTACTGTTAAACACGAAGACGCCTACCAGTCCGTCTTGGTATAACGCCTTGATCACGGTTGCCGGCTGGAAAGCATATGACTTCACCTCTTATTATCCTAATGGATTCCTTGAGTTTAATATCAAGGGGAACGCAGGCGGAGAGACCTTTCTGCTTGGCTTCAAGGACAGAGTATTCGAAAGGGCGGCCGGCAATGAAATTACCACTACAGTAAATATTAACAGCTATACAACCATTACAAAGAATTGGACTCATGTGAAGATCCCGCTGAAGGATGTCATGCAGGTCCCGCAGGGAATTGATATTACATCCATTGATGCATTATCCATCAAGAATAATGGTTTTCAGCCTTTAAAGGTCTGGCTCAATGATATTAGGGTTACGTCTTCCGGCAAGGAGAAGGAGTATGCACCGATTAAGGTCAATCAGGTAGGGTATCCCGTAAATGGTGCAAAGCAGGCGCTGGTCACCGGGTTTGAGGATGTTCTCACGGTGGATGCGGGTACTCCATTCAGCGTGATTAACACGGCTAATAATTCCACGGCATTCTCCGGAACGCTGGTGCTCACCAAAAATTATGATGCCATCGACAGCGGGGAACGGATTTTTACCGCTGATTTCACCAATTTAACGGCTCCGGGAAAATATTATGTTGCCGTGCAGGGGCTTCAGAAATCGCCCACGTTCTCCATCGGCGAGGCGAGTGACATTTATGCACCTTTTTTAACTGATGTATCGCGATATTTCTATTACCAGAGAACCGGAATGAATATTACCAGCCCGTACACCCAGAATTATCAGAGAAGTGATTTCACTCCTGATACAGCAGTGCCTTTCATGTCCAATCCTTCCGTTAAAAAAGATGTTTCCAAGGGATGGTACGATGCGGGGGATAAAGGCAAGTACGTGAATGCCGGCGCCAAAGCCCTGTCGGATCTCTTCTGGGCCTATGAAATCATGCCGGAGAAATTTACGGACAGTCAATTTAATATTCCTGAGAGCGGAAACGGCATTCCCGATATCCTGGATGAAGCACGGTGGGAGCTGGAGTGGATGCTCAAAATGCAGGATACGGCAACCGGCGGTTTCTATGCGCGTGTAACTTTCCAGGACGACGATAATATGGTGGATAGACAAATTATTGATAAGGATACGGTTAGCTCGCGGACCGGTATCAAAACGACCGCTGATACAGCTACCGCAGCCGGCACATTAGCACATGCCTACCTGATCTATAAGACGATTGATCCGGCCTTTGCCCAGAGCTGTCTGAATGCGGCAATAGCGGCGTGGGGGTATCTGGAGGCTCATCCGGAGAATATCCGGACACCTAACACAGGAAGATGGCCTTATGATGTAACGGATGACGCTTCGAATCGTCTGTGGGCTGCAGGCTCCCTGTACCGGTCGACCGGTGATACCAAATACAACAGTTATTTCCTTGCCAATTACAAGGCTATGGAAATATATTTCACGGATCCCCTTGATTTTGCCAGCGGCTGGGCAAACACCTGGAATACAGGCTTCTTCAGCTATCTGAAAGCCGCTAACCCGGATTCCGGAGTCGTCAGCTGGTATACAGCCAAATTCCAGCAATGGTTCAATGATAAAGTGAGCAGAACTAACGAAAGCGCCTGGAAAAGCATCATCAAAGACGGCAACTATTATTGGGGAATCACTATGCAGGTGGCGGATACACCAATGGAAATGATTATTGGTACGAAACTGCTGGGAACCTTTGAGAGCAACCGAGCTGTCATTAATCAGATTACCTATAGCCAGTTAGACTGGATTCTCGGTCAGAACCCGGTCGGCGTATCTTTCGTATCGGGCTATGGGGATAACAGCGTGAAATATCCATTCAGTATTATGTACAGAACGGATGGCTTAAGCGGGGTGCCTAAGGGATATCTGGTGGGAGGACCGAACAAATTCTCCAATGATGTGACCGTAGGGAACCAGATATCGAGATTCGCGGGTAAAAACTATAACGATAACTTCCAGGAATGGACGACAAACGAGCATACCGTCTATTGGAATTCGGGGCTGGTATTCGTGGCCGCATTCGCAACCGGGAACAGCGTCAACTCGACTATCACCCCGGTGACTGCTGCCTTTGACAAGAAAACTGCGAATCAGGCCAACCTTCCGGTGACTCTGACCCTGAATGGCAACACGTTCACCGGTATTAAGAATGGTACGGCGTCTTTGATTGCAGGTACGGATTACACTGTATCAGGCAACACCATTACGCTACTCAAAAGCTATCTCGCGCAGCAGCTAACCGGAACAACGAACCTCACGTTCCTGTTTAGCGCCGGTTCCTCTGCCACGCTATCCATCGCAGTGAAGGATTCGTCAGTCACCAACGCGGTGATCACTCCGACGGTCGCTGTCTATGACAAGAATGCCGTGAATCCGGCCGGTATTCCGGTGACGCTGACGCTAAACGGCAACACGCTCACTGGTATTAAGAACGGTACGGCATCCCTGGTTGCCGGAACGGACTACACGGTTTCGGGCTCCACGGTAACCATTCAAAAGGCATACTTGGGCGCCCAGCCGGTGGGCACAACAACCCTGACATTCAATTTCAGCGCTGGAGCGAGTGCGGCCCTTACGATCTCAGTAATCAATACCGCCACCGGCGGAAACGGGTCGATCAAGGTGCAGCAGTATAATTCCAGCGTCGCAGCAACGGTCAATACACTGAATCCGAAGATCAAGCTGACTAACACCGGCACCTCCGCCATCAATCTGTCCGATGTGAAGCTGCGTTATTATTACACAATCGACGGGGAGAAGGAACAAAACTTCTGGTGCGACTGGTCAACTGTCGGCAGCAGCAATGTGACGGGTACTTTCGTCAAGCTGGCAACTCCGCTGAGCGGAGCTGACACTTATCTGCAGGTTGGCTTTACAAGCGGAGCCGGAAGCCTGGCGGCTGGAGCCAGCATTGAGATTCAGATCCGTGTGACCAAGACCGATTGGACGAATTACACACAGACAGGCGATTACTCCTTCAATCAGTCTGCTACGGCTTACGCCGATTGGAGTAAAACGACCGGCTATGTCGCAGGAGCACTCCAATGGGGAATCGAGCCCTAA
- a CDS encoding extracellular solute-binding protein, protein MKKQRKRIIMLAVLSGALVLAGCLNSSGKTTANRTESGETKPIWDFKYDPPITITTAIVDENRPNAFKPGESLTDNVHTRWMEEHLGIVTKFDWIVSKFEDADTKIRLALAVNGKLPDTFNAEGDILKNLLQADRLLPLDDAIEKFAHPKLKEALEKYAYTMTEVTKDGKIYGLPRFSEGNEGTVMWIRKDWLEKLSLNPPATISELEQVLKAFSEQDPNGNGQDDEVGLAVPLKEGPWSWMGQTDVIAGALSTQMLSTADIKLFWNEDGHGGLVYGAVHPDAKKYLETMASWMAKGYIDRNAGIQDSGQASELAVKGLAGVMFGPFWMGAWPLGDTVKADREADWQAYPLPAGPEGLKGKAQKPIYGVYTVFSKDFQHIEAWFAYYNKLLAQNFGPDDPYLDPRFAKGYHEGYDYVIKDGKVITVNFATEGVPNEKWPLADGSSMDMRWMLYPLTGGAPVLPYMNAEAIKKLSENSDAEMSTPIEQGIKGLNSAQLAAAGVAIAEQGLEIPNRYHGPLTDGMEKHGVFLQKLATESYLSIIYGEKPLSYFDEFTALFYKNGGDVITKEVNDWYSENKP, encoded by the coding sequence GTGAAAAAGCAAAGAAAAAGAATCATTATGCTGGCGGTTCTGTCAGGAGCTCTGGTACTTGCCGGCTGTTTAAACAGCAGCGGCAAAACAACCGCAAACAGGACGGAGAGCGGGGAAACGAAGCCGATATGGGACTTTAAATATGATCCGCCGATTACGATTACCACAGCAATCGTGGACGAGAACCGGCCTAATGCTTTCAAGCCGGGAGAGAGTCTTACAGATAATGTGCACACCCGCTGGATGGAAGAACATCTGGGGATTGTCACGAAGTTTGACTGGATTGTCAGCAAGTTTGAGGATGCGGATACCAAAATCCGGCTGGCGCTGGCCGTGAACGGCAAGCTGCCGGACACCTTCAACGCAGAAGGAGACATCCTGAAGAATCTGCTCCAAGCGGACAGGCTGCTTCCGCTGGATGATGCGATTGAGAAATTTGCGCATCCGAAGCTGAAGGAGGCGCTGGAGAAGTATGCTTATACTATGACGGAGGTGACCAAAGACGGCAAGATTTACGGACTTCCCCGCTTTAGCGAGGGAAATGAGGGAACGGTCATGTGGATCCGAAAGGACTGGCTGGAGAAGCTGTCGCTTAACCCGCCGGCGACGATCAGCGAGCTCGAGCAAGTGCTGAAGGCATTTTCTGAGCAGGACCCTAACGGGAATGGCCAAGATGACGAAGTCGGCCTGGCGGTTCCACTGAAGGAAGGCCCATGGAGCTGGATGGGGCAGACGGATGTCATAGCCGGCGCCCTCTCCACACAGATGCTCAGCACAGCTGACATTAAGCTGTTCTGGAATGAAGACGGGCATGGCGGTCTGGTCTATGGAGCCGTTCACCCGGATGCCAAGAAGTACCTCGAAACGATGGCGTCCTGGATGGCCAAAGGCTACATAGACAGGAATGCTGGCATCCAGGACTCAGGCCAAGCGTCCGAGCTGGCGGTTAAAGGACTGGCAGGGGTGATGTTCGGCCCGTTCTGGATGGGGGCCTGGCCGCTCGGGGATACGGTGAAAGCCGATCGGGAAGCGGACTGGCAGGCCTATCCCCTTCCAGCAGGACCGGAGGGTTTAAAGGGCAAGGCGCAGAAGCCGATTTACGGCGTCTATACAGTGTTTAGTAAGGACTTTCAGCATATAGAGGCCTGGTTCGCCTATTATAACAAGCTGCTTGCCCAAAATTTCGGCCCGGACGATCCCTATTTGGATCCCCGTTTCGCCAAAGGATATCATGAAGGCTACGATTATGTGATTAAGGACGGCAAGGTCATCACGGTCAATTTTGCAACCGAAGGGGTGCCGAATGAGAAGTGGCCGCTTGCGGACGGGTCATCCATGGATATGCGCTGGATGCTGTATCCGCTGACCGGCGGTGCGCCGGTACTGCCTTATATGAATGCGGAAGCGATCAAAAAGTTGTCTGAAAACTCCGATGCCGAAATGAGTACGCCGATCGAACAGGGAATCAAGGGGCTGAATTCGGCTCAACTGGCGGCAGCCGGGGTTGCGATTGCCGAGCAGGGGCTGGAAATTCCCAACCGGTACCACGGCCCTCTAACGGACGGAATGGAGAAGCATGGAGTGTTCCTGCAGAAACTCGCAACGGAGAGTTACCTGAGCATCATCTATGGTGAGAAGCCGCTCTCCTACTTCGATGAATTTACAGCGCTATTCTACAAGAATGGCGGTGATGTGATCACTAAAGAAGTAAATGATTGGTACAGTGAAAACAAGCCATGA